A single window of Streptomyces xanthii DNA harbors:
- a CDS encoding phosphatase PAP2 family protein, with protein MAGLEAIESSGSNPDVTLLYDINGLTDSTPGWADKLMEFVGEYGILLGLVLVVLWAWWGARKRGTLDDAASSVAAVVWAPLAAAVAVLVNVPIRGFVERPRPFKDHDGLTVLINGKNDFSFVSDHATLAMAMGAALFVANRKLGLVGIGLAVLEGFCRVFMGVHYPTDVIGGFALGTAVALLLSPLASAVLTPLARAIGRTGRLGRLVWAPRPATPEPGAVELPESRDPATERDLAA; from the coding sequence ATGGCTGGACTCGAGGCGATCGAGAGTTCCGGGTCGAACCCTGACGTCACGCTGCTCTACGACATCAACGGACTGACCGACTCGACGCCCGGCTGGGCCGACAAGCTCATGGAGTTCGTCGGCGAGTACGGCATCCTGCTCGGCCTCGTCCTCGTCGTCCTGTGGGCCTGGTGGGGCGCGCGGAAGCGCGGCACGCTCGACGACGCCGCCTCGTCCGTGGCCGCCGTGGTCTGGGCCCCGCTCGCCGCCGCCGTCGCCGTCCTCGTGAACGTGCCGATCCGCGGCTTCGTCGAGCGCCCGCGCCCCTTCAAGGACCACGACGGGCTGACCGTCCTCATCAACGGGAAGAACGACTTCTCGTTCGTCAGCGACCACGCCACCCTCGCGATGGCCATGGGCGCCGCCCTCTTCGTCGCGAACCGCAAGCTCGGCCTCGTCGGCATCGGCCTCGCCGTCCTCGAAGGCTTCTGCCGCGTCTTCATGGGCGTGCACTACCCGACCGACGTCATCGGCGGCTTCGCGCTCGGCACCGCCGTCGCCCTGCTGCTCTCCCCGCTCGCCTCCGCCGTGCTGACCCCGCTCGCGCGGGCCATCGGGCGGACCGGGCGGCTCGGCCGGCTCGTGTGGGCGCCGAGGCCCGCGACGCCGGAGCCCGGAGCGGTCGAGCTCCCCGAGTCCCGGGACCCCGCGACGGAGCGGGACCTGGCGGCCTAG
- a CDS encoding C40 family peptidase encodes MRKAWIVAGSAAAGGTAFVTLLVVGTYMAAGSLVNGVGQGAVGLAKGSVPTAYQPLVQKWGNLCPAINPALLAAQLYQESGFNPKAKSPAKAYGIAQFILGTWAAHGVDGDGDGDKDIWDPNDAIPSAASYDCKLASYVKDVPGDATKNMLASYNAGAYAVIKYKGVPPYRETQNYVKTITTLQKSFARPVGRVDPSRQAATAIAYAQKKLGTPYLWGGNGTADQGGRFDCSGLTKAAYETVGVRLPRVANDQYNAGPHPKRSELLPGDLVFFSDDLGNSRAIRHVGIYVGGGYMIDAPRPGAVIRFDPVDTPDYFGATRVTEDGARALPTASPEV; translated from the coding sequence GTGCGTAAGGCGTGGATCGTCGCGGGATCGGCCGCCGCCGGGGGCACCGCGTTCGTGACCCTGCTCGTGGTCGGCACGTACATGGCCGCGGGCAGCCTCGTGAACGGGGTGGGGCAGGGCGCCGTCGGACTCGCCAAGGGCTCTGTGCCGACCGCCTACCAGCCGCTGGTGCAGAAGTGGGGCAACCTCTGCCCGGCGATCAACCCGGCGCTGCTCGCGGCGCAGCTCTACCAGGAGAGCGGCTTCAACCCGAAGGCGAAGAGCCCCGCGAAGGCGTACGGGATCGCGCAGTTCATCCTGGGCACCTGGGCCGCGCACGGCGTCGACGGCGACGGCGACGGCGACAAGGACATCTGGGACCCGAACGACGCGATCCCCTCGGCGGCCTCGTACGACTGCAAGCTCGCCTCCTACGTGAAGGACGTGCCGGGCGACGCGACGAAGAACATGCTCGCCTCCTACAACGCGGGCGCCTACGCGGTGATCAAGTACAAGGGCGTGCCGCCCTACCGCGAGACGCAGAACTACGTGAAGACCATCACGACGCTGCAGAAGAGCTTCGCGCGGCCCGTCGGCCGGGTGGATCCGTCCCGGCAGGCCGCCACCGCCATCGCCTACGCGCAGAAGAAGCTCGGCACCCCTTATCTGTGGGGCGGGAACGGCACGGCCGACCAGGGCGGCCGCTTCGACTGCTCCGGGCTGACCAAGGCCGCGTACGAGACCGTGGGCGTGCGGCTGCCGCGCGTCGCCAACGACCAGTACAACGCCGGGCCGCACCCCAAGCGCAGCGAACTGCTCCCGGGCGACCTCGTGTTCTTCTCCGACGACCTCGGCAACAGCCGGGCGATCCGGCACGTCGGCATCTACGTCGGCGGCGGCTACATGATCGACGCGCCGCGCCCGGGCGCCGTGATCCGCTTCGACCCGGTCGACACCCCGGACTACTTCGGTGCGACCCGCGTCACCGAGGACGGGGCGAGGGCACTGCCGACCGCTTCGCCCGAGGTGTGA